Proteins from one Mycobacterium adipatum genomic window:
- a CDS encoding IS256 family transposase: protein MLTVVHEGRDPNEAGDAAGAGRSLLDEIVRDGARQMLAAALQAEVADYIARHAGEVDDNGHRLVVRNGYHTERDVMTAAGAVTVKAPRVNDKRIDPETGQRKRFSSAILPAWARRSTQVSEVLPLLYLHGLSTSDFGPALEQFLGSGAGLSPASITRLTAQWQDEAKAFGQRDLSQVDYVYLWVDGIHLKVRLEQEKLCLLVMLGVRADGRKELVALADGYRESTECWADLLRDCRRRGMRAPVLAIGDGALGFWKALREVFPDTREQRCWFHKQSNVLAALPKSAHPGALAAMKEIIGAEDIDKAQIAIAAFEQDYGAKYPKAVKKIVDDADVLLEYFRYPAEHWVHLRTTNPIESTFATVRLRTRVTKGPGSRAAGMAMAYKLIEAAQSRWRAVNAPQLVALVRAGALFHKGKLLERPVDITPEPSPDTPVSEVA from the coding sequence GTGCTCACGGTAGTACACGAAGGCCGAGACCCGAACGAGGCCGGCGACGCCGCCGGTGCAGGCCGGTCGCTGCTCGATGAGATCGTTCGCGACGGTGCCCGGCAGATGCTCGCCGCAGCCCTGCAGGCCGAGGTCGCCGATTACATCGCCCGGCACGCCGGTGAAGTCGACGACAACGGCCACCGCCTCGTCGTACGCAACGGCTACCACACCGAACGCGACGTGATGACCGCCGCCGGTGCGGTGACGGTGAAGGCGCCACGGGTCAACGACAAGCGCATCGATCCCGAGACAGGCCAGCGTAAGAGGTTCTCGTCGGCGATCCTGCCGGCCTGGGCCCGCAGGTCCACCCAAGTGTCCGAGGTGTTGCCGCTGCTGTACCTGCACGGCCTGTCGACCAGCGACTTCGGGCCCGCCCTCGAGCAGTTCCTCGGCTCCGGTGCCGGCCTGTCGCCGGCCTCGATCACCCGGCTGACCGCGCAGTGGCAGGACGAGGCGAAAGCCTTCGGACAGCGGGATCTCTCGCAAGTCGACTACGTCTACCTGTGGGTCGACGGCATCCACCTGAAGGTGCGGCTCGAGCAGGAGAAACTCTGTCTGCTGGTCATGCTGGGGGTGCGGGCCGACGGACGTAAGGAACTCGTCGCCCTGGCCGACGGCTACCGCGAATCCACCGAATGCTGGGCCGATCTGCTGCGGGACTGCCGCCGCCGCGGAATGCGGGCCCCGGTGCTCGCGATCGGGGACGGCGCGCTGGGATTCTGGAAGGCACTGCGGGAAGTGTTCCCCGACACCCGCGAACAACGCTGCTGGTTCCACAAGCAATCCAACGTCCTTGCAGCACTCCCGAAGTCCGCGCATCCCGGCGCGTTGGCGGCGATGAAGGAGATCATCGGAGCCGAGGACATCGACAAGGCGCAGATCGCGATCGCGGCGTTCGAACAGGACTACGGTGCGAAATATCCGAAGGCAGTGAAGAAGATCGTCGATGACGCCGATGTGTTGCTCGAGTACTTTCGGTATCCGGCCGAGCATTGGGTGCATCTGCGTACGACGAATCCGATCGAATCGACTTTTGCGACGGTGCGGCTTCGGACCAGGGTGACCAAGGGTCCGGGTTCACGAGCGGCGGGGATGGCGATGGCCTACAAGCTGATCGAGGCCGCGCAGTCGCGGTGGCGGGCGGTCAACGCACCGCAGCTGGTCGCACTGGTGCGAGCGGGCGCGCTGTTCCACAAGGGCAAGCTCCTCGAACGGCCGGTCGACATCACCCCGGAACCCTCGCCCGACACTCCGGTGTCCGAGGTCGCCTGA
- a CDS encoding aromatic ring-hydroxylating dioxygenase subunit alpha — MTDHSGVIQDVRQGMIPAHIYNDKEIFELEKERVFGRSWLFVAHESEVPEAGDYVVRRVLEDSFIISRDEHGEIRALFNMCLHRGMQVCRTEMGNASHFRCPYHGWSYRNDGRIVGLPFHKEAYGGEEGFKKQGQTLLPAPSLGIYNGLIFVSLDPDAEPLEDFLGDFKFYMDYYTKQSSGGIELRGPQRWRVKANWKIGAENFAGDMYHTPQTHTSVVEIGLFREPKAEKRKDGTTYWAGNGGGTTYKLPEGSLEDRLRYVGYPDEMIARMKEQWSQEQLDVVGKDGFMVSAASVFPNMSFVHNWPRVEEDSDEVLPFISIRQWQPISEDETEIVSWFAVDKNAPEEFKALSYKAYLMCFGSGGMFEQDDVENWVSLTSTAGGPMARRLLLNSRMGMLENGQNVVEPLTPEQYSGPGSTRVGYSEYNQRELLLRWANHLERPMEKAAQVHVGSNPVQDCPSDTPDSFPAPAEHNGHAPAMTVSKEG; from the coding sequence ATGACTGACCACAGCGGCGTGATTCAGGATGTACGGCAGGGCATGATCCCTGCACACATTTACAACGACAAAGAGATCTTCGAGCTTGAAAAGGAGCGGGTCTTTGGTCGCAGCTGGCTTTTCGTCGCCCACGAATCCGAGGTGCCCGAAGCTGGCGACTACGTGGTGCGCCGCGTCCTGGAAGACTCATTCATCATTTCCCGTGATGAACATGGAGAAATCCGGGCACTGTTCAACATGTGCCTTCACCGCGGCATGCAGGTCTGCCGCACGGAGATGGGAAACGCTTCCCACTTCCGTTGCCCGTACCACGGGTGGTCCTACCGTAACGACGGCCGCATAGTCGGACTGCCCTTCCACAAAGAGGCATACGGCGGCGAAGAGGGCTTCAAGAAGCAGGGGCAGACGTTGCTGCCTGCTCCTTCCCTGGGCATCTACAACGGCCTTATCTTCGTCAGCCTGGATCCTGACGCAGAGCCGTTGGAGGACTTCCTGGGTGACTTCAAGTTCTACATGGACTACTACACGAAGCAAAGCTCCGGCGGGATTGAACTGCGCGGGCCGCAGCGGTGGCGGGTCAAGGCCAACTGGAAAATCGGAGCCGAAAACTTCGCCGGCGACATGTATCACACCCCCCAGACCCACACCTCCGTCGTCGAAATTGGTTTGTTCCGCGAACCAAAGGCGGAAAAGCGCAAGGACGGGACAACCTATTGGGCCGGCAACGGCGGCGGAACTACCTACAAGCTTCCCGAAGGAAGCCTGGAGGACCGCCTCCGCTACGTGGGCTACCCGGACGAGATGATCGCCCGCATGAAAGAGCAGTGGAGCCAGGAGCAGCTCGACGTCGTGGGCAAGGACGGGTTCATGGTGTCGGCGGCGTCGGTGTTCCCGAACATGAGCTTCGTGCACAACTGGCCACGGGTCGAAGAAGACTCCGATGAAGTGCTCCCGTTCATCTCCATCCGGCAGTGGCAGCCAATCAGTGAAGACGAGACCGAGATCGTATCGTGGTTCGCCGTCGACAAGAACGCGCCCGAAGAGTTTAAGGCACTTTCCTACAAGGCCTATCTCATGTGCTTTGGCAGCGGCGGCATGTTCGAGCAGGACGACGTGGAAAACTGGGTTTCCTTGACCAGCACCGCCGGCGGCCCGATGGCACGGCGCCTGCTGCTGAACAGCCGCATGGGCATGCTGGAAAACGGACAGAACGTCGTCGAACCCCTGACCCCCGAGCAGTACTCCGGCCCCGGCTCGACCCGCGTCGGATACAGCGAATACAACCAGCGTGAACTGCTCCTGCGATGGGCCAACCATCTTGAACGACCGATGGAAAAAGCGGCCCAGGTGCACGTCGGCAGCAATCCGGTGCAGGACTGTCCGTCTGACACCCCGGATTCTTTCCCGGCTCCCGCTGAGCACAACGGGCACGCCCCGGCAATGACCGTTTCGAAGGAGGGCTAG
- a CDS encoding 3-phenylpropionate/cinnamic acid dioxygenase subunit beta, giving the protein MEAVTERSNKSLSEQSVLGGHAPRTQRTGDSLPFNDELHLQAHKWLVDESYLLDAQEYDEWLSRLTDDVHYLMPVRVTTALGAGYSTSPGMAHMDENKYSLSRRAARFATEHAWTEDPPSRLRHYVTNVRTFRTGNPDEIIVDSAVLLFRSRGDVREAATVSAGREDLLRRTGSGWQLARRTIMVDEAVIRMQNLAIFL; this is encoded by the coding sequence ATTGAAGCCGTAACCGAACGCAGCAACAAATCTCTCTCGGAGCAGTCGGTGCTGGGAGGGCACGCCCCCCGTACTCAGAGGACGGGTGACTCCCTGCCGTTCAATGATGAACTTCATCTGCAAGCCCACAAGTGGCTTGTCGATGAATCCTATTTGCTCGACGCACAGGAGTACGACGAGTGGCTGAGCCGCCTCACGGACGACGTGCACTATCTCATGCCGGTGAGGGTGACCACTGCCCTCGGGGCCGGTTACAGCACGTCTCCCGGGATGGCGCACATGGATGAAAACAAGTACTCGCTGAGCCGCAGGGCGGCGCGCTTCGCCACGGAACACGCCTGGACCGAAGACCCTCCGTCGCGGCTGCGCCACTACGTCACCAACGTCCGGACGTTCCGTACCGGTAACCCGGATGAGATCATCGTGGATTCGGCGGTCCTGCTGTTCCGCAGCCGGGGCGACGTCCGCGAGGCCGCGACCGTGTCGGCAGGCAGGGAGGATCTGCTGCGCCGCACCGGCTCCGGCTGGCAGCTCGCCCGCCGCACCATCATGGTCGACGAGGCGGTCATCCGGATGCAGAATCTGGCCATATTCCTATGA
- a CDS encoding ferredoxin, whose product MPTVKADLQACQGYANCVVGAPDYFDLDDDGIVVLLRTKVPEAERSRVTEAARSCPVSALVVED is encoded by the coding sequence ATGCCTACCGTAAAAGCAGATCTGCAAGCCTGCCAGGGCTACGCCAACTGCGTCGTTGGGGCACCCGACTACTTTGATCTGGATGACGACGGAATCGTTGTTCTCCTCAGGACCAAAGTTCCCGAGGCCGAGCGTTCCCGTGTCACCGAGGCTGCCCGCAGCTGCCCGGTGTCCGCCCTAGTAGTGGAGGACTGA
- a CDS encoding NAD(P)/FAD-dependent oxidoreductase: MNTTTVIVGSSTGGVRAAQSLRLEGYEGDIVLVGAETELPYDKPPLSKSVLSGKAEELSIRLLTREQAEEASIRLLLGHAATGIDVAGNLLYLQDHEPLHFDNLVIATGASARPSPWGQRPGIHVLRSLDDARKLRADLLKGGELAVIGAGFIGAEAAATARTLGLEVTVIDPMPIPMSRIFNAEIAQLFGELHRNNGVTTIFGTGVEAIEGEHGSFSVRLTNGQTVQAATVLIGIGAVPNDAWLASSGLLVDNGVVLDEFCRAVDAPNVYGVGDVARWRHQKHGADIRIEHWTNAVEQASCVAHNITHPDSPREYTPVEYVWSDQHDWKIQVVGRVGGNADHVLIGDPELHGRFAALYTTDGVELYGAAIVNWPKALLACRRGMGSGIGVQELRDKLELLLEPRPTAAL; the protein is encoded by the coding sequence ATGAACACGACCACAGTTATCGTCGGCTCCTCAACCGGCGGCGTGCGTGCTGCCCAGTCCCTGCGCCTGGAGGGGTATGAAGGCGACATCGTCCTCGTCGGTGCTGAGACGGAACTCCCGTACGACAAGCCGCCGTTGTCCAAATCCGTCCTCTCCGGCAAAGCAGAGGAGTTGTCCATCCGCCTCCTTACCCGCGAGCAGGCGGAGGAAGCCAGCATCCGGCTGCTGCTCGGGCACGCCGCCACAGGCATCGATGTCGCCGGAAACCTGTTGTACCTCCAGGACCACGAACCCCTACACTTCGACAACCTTGTGATCGCCACGGGCGCATCTGCCCGACCCTCACCCTGGGGCCAACGGCCCGGGATCCACGTGCTCCGTTCCCTGGACGATGCCCGGAAACTGCGCGCCGACCTCCTCAAAGGCGGGGAACTGGCAGTGATCGGCGCCGGTTTCATCGGTGCCGAAGCAGCCGCGACGGCACGTACGCTCGGTCTGGAAGTGACAGTCATCGACCCGATGCCCATACCAATGAGCCGCATCTTCAACGCCGAAATCGCACAGCTGTTTGGAGAACTCCACCGCAACAACGGCGTCACCACGATCTTTGGCACCGGAGTCGAGGCCATTGAGGGCGAGCACGGGTCCTTCAGCGTCAGGCTTACCAACGGCCAGACAGTACAAGCCGCCACCGTTCTCATCGGGATCGGCGCGGTTCCCAACGACGCCTGGCTGGCCTCCTCGGGACTGCTGGTGGACAACGGCGTCGTGCTGGACGAGTTCTGCAGGGCTGTGGACGCCCCGAACGTGTATGGCGTCGGCGACGTGGCGCGCTGGCGGCATCAGAAGCACGGTGCGGACATCCGGATCGAGCACTGGACAAACGCGGTTGAGCAAGCCTCATGCGTCGCCCACAACATCACCCATCCGGACAGTCCCCGCGAGTACACACCGGTTGAATACGTCTGGAGCGACCAGCACGACTGGAAAATCCAGGTCGTCGGTCGCGTGGGAGGCAACGCCGACCATGTCCTCATCGGAGACCCTGAGCTGCACGGTCGGTTCGCAGCGCTCTACACCACCGACGGAGTGGAACTGTACGGTGCCGCGATCGTGAACTGGCCGAAGGCCCTGCTTGCCTGCCGCCGCGGCATGGGATCAGGGATCGGCGTGCAGGAACTGCGCGACAAACTCGAGCTCCTGCTCGAGCCCCGGCCGACGGCGGCACTCTGA
- a CDS encoding class II aldolase/adducin family protein encodes MACRVLAGRGLADGILGHISARTGENELLVRCRGPKERGLAHTEANDIRLVDLDGNPAAEGELDSGYTVPNELPLHTELLRRRPDINSVVHAHPPQVVAADLAGLAIRPIVGAFDIPGTRLAADGIPVYPRGVLVRNRELAAEMLDAMGDRPVVLLRGHGLTSAAPTMEQAVLQAISVNTLAGLSLQITAAGGQLHDLPGPDMAELPDLGGPFNIATAWRHELARLSVSP; translated from the coding sequence ATGGCCTGCCGGGTCCTGGCCGGCCGCGGCCTCGCCGACGGAATCCTCGGCCACATCAGTGCGCGAACGGGGGAGAACGAGCTCTTGGTCCGTTGCAGGGGTCCCAAGGAGCGTGGCCTCGCGCACACCGAAGCCAACGACATCCGGCTGGTCGACCTCGACGGCAATCCCGCCGCCGAAGGCGAGCTCGACAGCGGCTACACGGTCCCCAACGAGCTGCCTCTGCACACCGAGCTGCTGCGGCGGCGCCCGGATATCAACTCCGTTGTGCATGCCCACCCCCCGCAGGTCGTGGCCGCCGACTTGGCAGGGCTCGCTATCCGGCCGATCGTCGGGGCGTTCGACATCCCGGGCACCCGCCTGGCGGCAGACGGAATACCCGTCTACCCCAGAGGAGTGCTCGTGCGAAACCGCGAGCTCGCAGCGGAAATGCTCGACGCCATGGGCGATCGGCCCGTGGTGCTGCTGCGCGGACACGGCCTCACCAGCGCGGCGCCGACGATGGAGCAGGCGGTCCTCCAAGCCATCAGCGTAAACACCTTGGCAGGCCTGTCGCTTCAGATCACAGCAGCCGGAGGGCAGCTGCACGACCTTCCCGGTCCCGACATGGCGGAGCTGCCAGATCTCGGAGGGCCGTTCAACATCGCGACCGCCTGGCGACACGAGCTCGCCCGGCTGAGCGTCAGCCCATGA
- a CDS encoding IclR family transcriptional regulator, with amino-acid sequence MRSTETEDGSKYGPPPQYPIESVDNALRLLLLFETQPSIRLTDASTYLGVASSTAHRLMGMLLYRGFVRQNPATRAYEPGQALSSIAFAIRRQVDIRTLARPVLERIFEQTGETVHFARLERTDVQFIDAIESRRAVRVGSRQGLTLPANCTATGKAMLSLLGEKQLRNLYPGQELPKLTTNSITSRSDLERELDEIRHRGYANSREESEDGVTSVAAAVAGPSGTVYGINVSVPAHRMSEELRSDLGGMLRAAAEELQGRLV; translated from the coding sequence ATGCGATCGACAGAGACAGAAGACGGATCCAAATACGGTCCGCCGCCGCAATACCCCATCGAGTCTGTTGATAACGCCCTGCGGCTGCTCCTGCTGTTCGAAACCCAGCCCAGCATCAGGCTGACCGATGCCAGCACTTACTTGGGCGTGGCGTCGTCGACGGCGCACCGGCTGATGGGCATGCTTCTCTACCGTGGCTTCGTTCGGCAGAACCCGGCGACCCGGGCCTACGAACCTGGGCAGGCGCTGAGCTCGATTGCCTTTGCGATCAGACGGCAGGTGGACATCCGGACACTGGCCCGGCCGGTCCTCGAGCGGATCTTCGAACAAACGGGAGAAACCGTCCACTTCGCCAGGCTTGAGAGGACTGACGTCCAATTCATCGACGCCATCGAAAGCAGGCGAGCGGTCCGCGTCGGTTCCCGCCAGGGCCTCACCTTGCCAGCAAACTGCACTGCGACTGGTAAAGCGATGCTGAGCCTCCTCGGTGAGAAGCAGCTGCGGAATCTGTACCCAGGGCAGGAACTCCCCAAGCTGACTACCAACTCAATTACCTCCAGGTCGGACCTTGAAAGGGAGCTCGACGAAATCCGGCACAGGGGTTACGCAAATAGCCGCGAAGAGAGCGAAGACGGGGTGACATCGGTCGCCGCCGCGGTTGCCGGCCCAAGCGGCACTGTCTACGGAATCAACGTATCTGTGCCGGCCCACCGCATGTCGGAGGAGCTTCGCAGCGACCTCGGGGGCATGCTCCGGGCAGCCGCAGAAGAACTCCAGGGGCGCCTGGTCTAG
- a CDS encoding transposase, with product MSARPTYSDEFKADAVELVVSSGRSPASVAPELGISVTALKRWVRVSREGQPGGGGKPDDPVDPAKYKALEARMRELERENDFLKKVSAFFAKEQR from the coding sequence ATGTCTGCTCGACCTACCTATTCCGATGAGTTCAAGGCTGATGCCGTTGAGCTCGTGGTTTCATCTGGCCGTTCGCCGGCTTCTGTCGCTCCGGAGCTCGGCATTTCCGTCACCGCGTTGAAACGCTGGGTGCGGGTGTCCCGTGAGGGGCAACCAGGCGGTGGGGGGAAACCGGATGATCCGGTGGATCCTGCGAAATACAAGGCGTTGGAAGCACGGATGCGTGAGCTGGAGAGGGAGAACGATTTCCTGAAAAAAGTTTCGGCGTTCTTCGCCAAAGAACAACGGTAG
- the istA gene encoding IS21 family transposase, with protein MISVEQWAEIRRLHRTEQVPIKEIARQLGVARNTVRSALAADAPPQYTRAPRGSAVDAFEPAIRALLKDHPRMPATVIAQRIGWTRSITVLKDRVRVIRPEYRGLDPADRVIYEPGACSQWDLWFPDYRIPLGHKQLAVLPVLVMTLAYSRFRAGLMIPSRQGGDILAGMWQLLSRIGAVTAKLVWDRESAIGGTGRPTTLATGFVGTLGTRLELAPPADPEYKGMVERNNRFFETSFLPGRVFASPADFNTQFDAWLTGHANTIRVRSIRARPIDLLAEDLAGMTLLPPVPPVTGICHRVRLARDYYVRIAGNDYSVHPGVIGRLVDITATLEQVVVTCAGQVVATHQRCWARHMTITDPQHVADAAVLRRHYRQQHATGGDTGRVRTHRDGHLVPMRSLPDYDDLYGVDFTTIEESSS; from the coding sequence GTGATTTCAGTGGAGCAGTGGGCGGAGATCCGCCGTTTACATCGCACCGAGCAGGTGCCGATCAAGGAGATCGCACGCCAGCTCGGGGTGGCACGCAATACGGTGCGCTCAGCGTTGGCCGCGGATGCGCCGCCGCAGTACACGCGGGCGCCGCGGGGTTCGGCGGTGGATGCGTTCGAACCTGCGATTCGGGCGTTGCTCAAGGATCATCCGAGGATGCCGGCGACGGTGATCGCGCAGCGGATCGGGTGGACCCGGTCGATCACGGTGCTCAAAGACCGGGTGCGGGTGATCCGCCCGGAGTACCGCGGTCTGGATCCGGCTGATCGGGTGATCTATGAGCCTGGGGCGTGTTCGCAGTGGGATCTGTGGTTCCCGGACTACCGTATCCCGTTGGGCCACAAGCAGTTAGCTGTTCTGCCGGTGTTGGTGATGACACTGGCGTATTCGCGGTTCCGGGCCGGGTTGATGATCCCCTCGCGCCAGGGTGGGGACATCCTGGCCGGGATGTGGCAGCTGCTGAGCCGGATCGGTGCGGTGACCGCCAAGCTGGTGTGGGACCGCGAATCAGCGATCGGCGGCACAGGCCGGCCCACGACGCTGGCCACCGGGTTTGTCGGGACGTTGGGCACCCGCCTGGAGCTGGCTCCACCGGCCGATCCTGAGTACAAGGGCATGGTCGAACGCAACAACCGGTTCTTTGAGACCTCGTTCCTGCCGGGGCGGGTGTTTGCCTCACCGGCCGATTTCAACACCCAGTTCGATGCATGGCTGACCGGGCACGCCAACACCATCCGGGTGCGCTCGATCCGGGCCCGCCCAATCGATCTGCTGGCCGAGGACCTGGCCGGGATGACACTGCTGCCGCCGGTGCCGCCGGTGACCGGCATCTGCCACCGGGTGCGCCTGGCCCGGGACTACTACGTGCGGATCGCCGGTAACGACTACTCGGTGCACCCTGGCGTGATCGGCCGGCTGGTCGATATCACCGCCACCTTGGAGCAGGTGGTCGTGACCTGCGCCGGGCAGGTGGTGGCCACCCATCAGCGGTGCTGGGCCCGGCACATGACGATCACCGACCCGCAGCACGTGGCCGATGCCGCGGTCCTGCGCCGGCACTACCGTCAGCAACACGCCACCGGTGGTGATACCGGCCGGGTACGTACCCACCGCGACGGGCACTTGGTGCCGATGCGGTCGTTGCCGGATTACGACGACCTCTACGGCGTCGATTTCACCACCATCGAGGAGTCGTCATCATGA